The genomic DNA GACGGACATGACGTCGCTGGTGTCGATGCTCAGCAGCACCAGATCGTCCTGCCCGGTGAACCTGGTGTTCGCAACGCCCAACACCTGCTCTTTGATCGAGCAGTGGATGAAGCCCTCGGCCCGCAAGCTCTCGTGGGTGTACTGGCCGCGAGGGATGGACCGCCGCCAGAGCTCACGGGTGGTGATGTGAAAGATAGTCGCCATGGTGTTTGCTCCCAGAGTGGGTGATTGGCGCGCCGGGGCGGTCCTGCCCCTTGCGCCCATAGCCTGCTCAGAGAATGAGACGCTGGCGCAGGGGCAGTATATGCCCCGTTTACGGCCCCGGCAACCGCCGCGGCTACTGATCGACGGCTTCTCGCTCACGGCCGCGCCACGCGGCGAGTCCGAAGAGGCGGACGGCCACCCAGATGACGGGCCACAGCCTAGAACCCGTCACCTTCAGCGCCTCACGGAAGATGGCATCGGCCTGCGACCGCGTGAAGCCATGCCGCCGCCCCACGACGGAGTAGAGGAAGTCATGAATGACGGCGGCGCGGGCCGTGCCTCTCCAGCTCAACACGAGCCAGCGCCCAAACCAAGGAACGCTGGCGAGGTCCGTCTCAAAGCCTGCCGGAACCTCAACGATGTTGTCGCTGTTCGCCGCGCCGACGTGGTACTCGAGTGGTTCCGCCAGGCTCCAAGTTGATCCGTTTTTGTTCAACCGGATGGTCAAGTCTCCGAGTATTCGCGCCATAACCTGCTCCTTTCGCCCAAGCGTTTTGTGTACCATGATGCTGCCACGCCGGTTGCGTTTCGCGCAGCATCCCCATGTCAGGGTCAGAGGAAGCAAATGCCCGTCAAAGAACGCCGCCCACGCCGACCGCGCTCGCCGAGGAAGCGCGCCGCCGAGGTGCAGGCGCTGCTGGAGGCGCAGCAGGGGCGGGCCGAGTGGTCGCCGCGCTATGACCCGGTGACGGAACTGGTCTTCACAATTCTGTCGCAGCACACGTCTGACGTGAACTCGGAGCGGGCAGGGCACCGGCTCAAGGCGGCCTACCCATCGTGGGACGCGATAGCAGACGCTGAACCGGAGGAGATCACGCCGTACGTGCTGTCGGCTGGGCTCGCAAAGCAAAAGGTGCCGCGGATCCAGGAGACGCTGAAGCAGGTGCGCGACATGACGGGGGGCTTCGATCTTTCCTTCCTGGCGGAAATGCCGATGGAAGAGGCGAAGGCGTGGCTGAGGGCGCTGCCGGGCGTTGGGCCGAAGACAACAGCCATCGTCCTTTGCTTCGCGCTTGGGATGCCGGCCATGGCGGTCGACACGCACGTCCACCGTGTCTCGAAGCGGCTGGGGCTCATCGGGCCAAAGGTGTCCGCGGAAAAGGCGCACGACGTGCTGGAGGCACTGGTGGCGCCGGAGGACGTCTATGCCTTCCACGTCGCGCTGATATCGCATGGGCGGCAGGTGTGCAGGGCGCTGCGGCCGCTGTGCGCCGGCTGCGTTCTTCGCGACGGCTGCCCGGCGAGGCGAGAGTAATCGGAAGCAACGCGGTCCGGCAATTCAGACCGCGTCCTGATACGGGAGTCAGGTTTGAGAAGAAGGCTAGTTGGCCGCTGGCAGCGAGTCTTCTACAGATTCCTCTCCATTTCCCTGAAGTACGCAGCACTCCCCCTCATTGTGCTGGCCGTGATCATCATGGTCGTACCTCAGGCGCGAGCCGCCTTCCATACCGCGCTATTTGTCACGCAGACACTGGACTTGCCTGTGCAGCCGCAATCATGGTTAACCCGTGAGCCCGTGCGCTACGAGGCCGTCTATGGTTCGGAAGAGGGGAGCGAGGTAGCGGACGTGTACCGGCTCCCTGACGGGAAACCCCGCGCTGCGGTGTTGCTATCGATCGGAGCCAGTCCGACGGGGCTCAGCGACGCGACCACGGTCAACCTGGGGAAGGCGCTGGCGCGGGCCGGTTTCGTGACGATGCTGCACTGGCCGCCGGACCTGGGGCGCGACGCCGACATGCAGCGGGACGACCCGGAGAAGCTGGTGCGCGCGTTCGAGTTCCTCACGGCGCAGGACTACGTGGACCCGGAGCGCACGGGCATCGGCGGGTTCAGCGTTGGCGGCTCCTTCGCGATGGTGGCCGCGGCGGACCCGCGAATCCGCGATGAGGTGCATTTCATCAATGTCTTCGGCCCGTACTACGATCTTGAATCGCTTATACGTCAGGCGGTGTCCCGGAGCGTTGTCCATGCAGGCGAGCGCAGGCCTTGGGAGCCGCATTCGCTGACGATGCGCATTCTCTCGCACGAGCTGATCGAGACGGTGGATGACGCTGAGGACGCGGCCGTCCTCACAGCCCATTTCCTGGACGGCATGCCCGTCGACGCTGCGGAGTTGAAGGCGCTTTCGCTACAGGGCAGCACGGTTGCCCGCCTCATCGACGGGGTGTCGCCGCGGGAGGCAGAGACGCTTTACTTCACATTGCCACAGGACTTTCGCGACGGGCTGGCTGATATCTCGCCGTCCAACCACATCGAGGGGTTGCGTGCCCGCCTGCTCGT from Chloroflexota bacterium includes the following:
- a CDS encoding DUF952 domain-containing protein, with the protein product MATIFHITTRELWRRSIPRGQYTHESLRAEGFIHCSIKEQVLGVANTRFTGQDDLVLLSIDTSDVMSVIQYDKAPGSDETFPHIYGPLNHDAVKAVIDFPPSDGGSFALPPDLQE
- a CDS encoding DUF1353 domain-containing protein, whose amino-acid sequence is MARILGDLTIRLNKNGSTWSLAEPLEYHVGAANSDNIVEVPAGFETDLASVPWFGRWLVLSWRGTARAAVIHDFLYSVVGRRHGFTRSQADAIFREALKVTGSRLWPVIWVAVRLFGLAAWRGREREAVDQ
- a CDS encoding endonuclease III; protein product: MPVKERRPRRPRSPRKRAAEVQALLEAQQGRAEWSPRYDPVTELVFTILSQHTSDVNSERAGHRLKAAYPSWDAIADAEPEEITPYVLSAGLAKQKVPRIQETLKQVRDMTGGFDLSFLAEMPMEEAKAWLRALPGVGPKTTAIVLCFALGMPAMAVDTHVHRVSKRLGLIGPKVSAEKAHDVLEALVAPEDVYAFHVALISHGRQVCRALRPLCAGCVLRDGCPARRE